CGATCGCGTACCGCACGATGTATCCGTCGAGCGTGGACGCGTACAGCTTGCCGTCGGGGCCCTTCACCACGGAGGCGAAGCTCCTGCCCGTCGCCGACGTCGCCACCTTGTCGAAGGCGATGGTGCCCGTGCCGGTGCCCGCCCCGGTGGTGAACACCGAGCTCCATGGTGTGAAGGTCCGCCCGTCCAGGTCCCGGGCGCCGCCGGTGACCGTGAAGCGGTAGCGGGTGTTCGCCTTGAGCCCCGCTGTCGGCGACAGGTTGATGACGTCGCCACCGCCGCTGGTGATCACGTGGGCGGGAACGGTTGCGCCGGTCACCGACTCCTTGAGGGTGACCGTACTGGCGGTGAGGCTCGTGGCGTCGACGCCGGGGCCCACCAGGCGGAGGTCCGCGACGACGCTGCCGGTCGGTGCCGCGCCGGTCGCCGTGTTCGCCGGGGTCACCGTTCTGACCTCCGGGTGGACGGCGGCGTCGGCTAGCGGGGCGATGGTCACGTACGCGATCTTCGTGTTGCTGCCGCCGAGCGGACTGATCGTCAACCGGCCGTCGGCAACGGTCGGTTGCACGGTCCTGGTCTGGTACTTGGTGGTGGACGTGGGGACGAACCCGTCGACCGCGTTCTGGTTCTCGACCTGGAGGGCGTGGGAACTGTCCACGCTCGTCGCGTCGCCCACGGCGACCGTCACCGTGTAGGTGCCGTTGGGTACGGCGATCTCCCACCGGCCCGGGGTCTTCACGCCGGCCGACGAGGCGGGCAGCTGCATGTGCACGAAGGTGGCGAGGAGCCGGTCGGGCTCGGCGGTGCCTCTGTCCCGGCCGTTGCCCGTCAGGTCGAGCGGGGTGGTGTTCGTCAGCCCCACCCAGCCGTAGGTGAGTCCGGTGCCCTGGCCGGCTCCGGTACGGGCGCCGAAGGCCTGCCCGTAGTCGAGTGCGTATCCGCTCACCGGCGCGGTGGTGGCGGTGGCGAAATCGATCTTCGCCGAGAAGGTGGTGTCGGCTCGCGCCTGCGCGGGGGCCGCCAGCGCGACACCGATGAGGGACAGGGCGAGCAGGAATCCCGCCGTGCGGGGCGATGGTCCGCTCCTTGGGCGTCTGCGTCTTCGAAGGCGCAATACGGTCACGGTCTTCTCCCGTCGAGAGTCGAGAAGGGAACATGCCCCGTGGCGCGACGACCGGGGCCTTGCCGTGCCCATGGTTGCCCCGGGCGTGGCGGCCCACGTGGCGGCCGGCGCATCTGGTGTGTTGTGGGCACGACATCTATGTGTGCGCCCCCTACTGATGAGGTATCAGTGCGCATCAGCCTGTGAGTCTTCGCGAGCGCGTGCGGGTGCCGCGATGAGGGCGGCGGGCCTGCTGCACCGGTAGGTGGCGAACTGCCCGGGGCCCGCCTCGCGTGGGTGGGCCCCGGACGGGTGGGCGGGGCTCCGGCCGCCAGATCACCGCGGTGCTCGTGGGGCTTCCCGGTGTCGGGAAGGCGATCCGGACGCCGACGGCAACGCCGGCGCTGTTGATGAACGTGGCGTAGGAGTTGCTGCCGTCCGGTGTCACGTTCAGTTCGGTCAGGCTCCCGTCGGCCTCGTAGCGGAGGGCGAAGCGGTGCGGATCGGACGCGACCTTGTCCCCGGTGTGCCCGACGGAGACACCGGCGTCGTTGACGGCGACGGCAGTGGTGTACTCGTACGCGGAGCCGATCGCCGTGGCGGTGCCGTCGGGGCTCCAGGTCACGGAGCGGGACTGGTGGATCGTGCCGCCGGTCGGCACGGCCCCCCGTGCGAGCACGGTGCCGGCGTCGTTGATCTGGACGACCCATGCGGTGGAGTAGGCCGAGCTCGGGTCGAGCGGGACGGGAGTGCCGTCCGGGCGTCTCCCGCCGCGATACCTGTGCGGCTCATCGCGCGGAAGGTGGTTCTGGTGTCGCCGGGTAGCGGCTGCAGTTGGGTGAGCGTGCCGTCGGGCGCCCAGCGCGCCGGGTGGCTTCCCGACCAGCCGGCGGCGGTGCCGTCGTCGCTGACGGCCTCGACATAGCCCATCGGGTCCCCGGGCAGCAGCGGGAGTGTCGTGGGGCTGAGTTCCGGGTTCCAACGAGTGGGAAGCCTTTGGTTGTTGGGACCGTTGGTGTAGCCGACGATCACCCCGTTGTCGTTGATCGCGGCGGGGTAGCTTGAGGTGGCGCCGGGCGGGAGCGGCAGGTCGGCGACCGTGCTGGTCATCGGGCTGGTGTCGGCCGACGCGTGGGCAACGCTGCTCGCCGCACAGGAACTTCAGCCAGTCTTCACGACTTCGGGCAGGGCCATCCGGTCAGCCGATGGTGAAGCGCTGGTTCTGGGCGCCTCGGTCGCAGCGGGCAGTGCGGTAGAGGCCGTTGTCCTGCTGGTAGAGGCAGCGGCCCGTGCCGACGCTTTGGAGCATGACGGCGCTGCGGGCGGCGGGCTGGACGGTGCGCCACTTCTGGTATGAGCCGCCGTTGCAGCGCAGGGGGTAGACGTCGCCCCGGTCATTGCTGTCGAGGCAGCGGCCCCAGTAGTTGTTCTTCAGAGTGGTGTTGGTGTTGAGGCGGCCGTTCCACTGCCACAGGAGGCTGCCGCGTCCGGTGGTGCAGCGGTCGCCCTTGAGTCCGGTTTCGTCGGTCTCGCGCAGGCAGTCACCGTAGCGGTAGTTCGCGAAGCGGCTGGTGGCGGTGGCAGCCGAGGCGGGTGTGGGGGTGAGGAGGGGGAGGGCGAGGGCGGCTGCGGCGATGAGGGCGGCGAAGGATTTGCGGGTCGGGCGGCGCACTGGGGTCTCCTTGCAGTGGTTTCAGAGGTACCTCAACAGGATCCCCGAACACCATCGCCAACGCCTGAAATATGAGGAAAACATGCTGGCGAGTCCTGAAGGCGCGAGATGGGCGGGTCACGTTCACGTTCGCTGCGGTGCAGCCGGTCGAAGACCCCGGCCTGCTGCCGCCGTCCGCAGAACTGACTGACGGTCATAGCCCTTGCCATTGCCGCGAGTTGATGCCACATCGGATGCAGGGTGCACGTCAAATGCTAGCCTCCTCCCCTTATCCACAAGGGAGAGGTACCGAGTGAAGAAACTACTGAGTTTCGCGTCCGTACTGGCACTCTTGACCGGAATCGCCATT
The sequence above is drawn from the Streptomyces sp. NBC_01465 genome and encodes:
- a CDS encoding RICIN domain-containing protein, encoding MRRPTRKSFAALIAAAALALPLLTPTPASAATATSRFANYRYGDCLRETDETGLKGDRCTTGRGSLLWQWNGRLNTNTTLKNNYWGRCLDSNDRGDVYPLRCNGGSYQKWRTVQPAARSAVMLQSVGTGRCLYQQDNGLYRTARCDRGAQNQRFTIG